One segment of Triticum aestivum cultivar Chinese Spring chromosome 2A, IWGSC CS RefSeq v2.1, whole genome shotgun sequence DNA contains the following:
- the LOC123187091 gene encoding fatty acid amide hydrolase: MGGGSGGRGKGMPRAMAPVEEVDVAAVRYKPAELQAPHLTGFPLRAFVWLLESPLLGPLVTSILKKQNNMTQMLQHTVIPERPMFYPEYPPQEPERGVVTLEEDRDPVDRVEEALSCLAPYDPSGRFTSTDGKNPFLYWKIRDFAYAYRSGITTPSAVAELVIAGVEEWNNKKPPMPMLIFFKADDLRKQADASTKRFEKGSPISVLDGIFFAVKDDIDCLPYPSKSATTFFDEIRPVEKDAVAVSRLRKCGVIFIGKANMHELGLGVTGNNPNYGTVRNPHSVDRYTGGSSSGPAALVSSGLCSGAIGTDGGGSVRIPSSLCGIVGLKTTFGRTDMTGVVCDAGTVEVASPLTSSVEDSVLLYSALAGSRPMDKLTLRPSPLCVPNLVSSENSKILQSVKVGKYTEWFHDVPDNEVSNTCEDALNLLCNTFGCQIEEIILPELEEMRTAHLVSIGSEAFSDMNAHYQAGRRTEMTLDTRASLALFKSFTSADYVAAQCLRRRIMYYHMEAFKKVDVIATPTTGMTAPKIPPSALKGESDYVVSAKVMQFIFAGNLLGLPAISVPVGHDKQGLPIGLQLIGRPWGEASLLRVASAVEELCLKRRNRPSTFYDILKT; encoded by the exons atgggcggcggatccggcggcagGGGCAAGGGGATGCCGCGCGCGATggcgccggtggaggaggtggacgTCGCCGCCGTGCGGTACAAGCCGGCGGAGCTGCAGGCGCCGCACCTCACGGGCTTCCCGCTCCGGGCCTTCGTCTGGCTCCTCGAGTCCCCGCTCCTCGGCCCCCTCGTCACCTCCATCCTCAAGAAGCAGAACAACATGACGCAG ATGCTGCAGCACACGGTGATCCCGGAGCGGCCCATGTTCTACCCGGAGTACCCGCCACAGG AGCCTGAACGAGGGGTTGTGACCCTGGAGGAAGACAGGGACCCTGTGGACAGAGTTGAGGAGGCACTGAGTTGCCTTGCTCCGTATGACCCGTCGGGGCGTTTCACGTCGACCGATGGGAAAAACCCCTTCCTCTACTGGAAGATCCGCGACTTTGCGTATGCATACCGGTCTGGGATCACGACGCCGTCAGCT GTTGCAGAGCTTGTCATAGCGGGCGTGGAGGAGTGGAACAACAAGAAGCCTCCGATGCCAATGCTGATCTTTTTTAAAGCGGATGATCTCAGGAAGCAAGCTGATGCTTCCACAAAGAGATTTGAGAAAG GAAGTCCAATTTCTGTTTTGGACGGAATCTTTTTCGCTGTTAAGGACGACATTGACTGCTTACCATACCCATCGAAGA GTGCCACCACATTTTTTGACGAAATCCGCCCTGTGGAGAAAGACGCTGTTGCTGTTTCTCGGTTACGGAAATGTGGAGTGATCTTTATTGGGAAAGCAAATATGCACGAGCTAGGCCTTGGGGTCACTGGAAACAATCCAAACTATGG GACAGTAAGAAATCCACATTCAGTCGATAGATATACTGGTGGTTCTTCATCTGGTCCAGCTGCACTTGTCTCATCAGGGTTATGCTCAGGAGCGATCGGAACAGACGGCGGAG GCTCAGTTCGAATACCATCCTCCCTATGTGGCATTGTTGGTTTGAAGACAACATTCGGGCGCACAGATATGACTGG GGTCGTTTGTGATGCTGGGACAGTTGAAGTTGCTTCACCTCTTACATCATCAGTGGAGGATTCTGTGCTATT GTATTCTGCACTAGCAGGCTCTAGACCTATGGACAAACTTACGCTGAGACCT TCCCCGCTATGTGTTCCTAACTTGGTGTCCTCCGAGAATAGCAAGATCCTGCAATCAGTGAAAGTGGGAAAATATACAGAG TGGTTTCATGATGTCCCTGATAATGAGGTCTCAAATACATGTGAAGATGCACTTAACCTCCTATGCAACACCTTTGGATGTCAG ATAGAAGAGATAATCTTACCAGAGCTTGAGGAGATGCGTACAGCCCATCTTGTCTCTATTGGCTCAGAAGCATTCTCAGACATGAATGCTCATTACCAAGCAGG GAGGCGAACTGAAATGACGTTAGATACTCGAGCAAGTTTGGCACTTTTTAAGTCATTCACTTCAGCAGATTATGTTGCTGCTCAATGTCTGAG GAGAAGGATAATGTACTATCACATGGAAGCTTTCAAGAAGGTTGACGTCATAGCAACCCCTACAACTGG CATGACCGCGCCAAAAATACCACCAAGTGCTCTGAAAGGAGAGTCTGATTATGTTGTATCAG CCAAGGTGATGCAATTCATTTTTGCCGGGAACCTGCTTGGCTTGCCTGCCATTTCTGTTCCT GTTGGTCATGACAAGCAAGGCCTTCCTATCGGCTTGCAACTGATAGGCCGTCCGTGGGGCGAGGCTAGCTTATTGAGGGTGGCTTCGGCAGTAGAG GAGCTCTGCCTGAAGAGAAGAAATCGGCCATCCACATTTTACGACATCCTGAAGACCTGA